ATTCGTCCTAGCAGGTGCCGAGAAAGATGAAAGGCCAGCTCGGGAAACTTCTTGGCAGGGAGGACAAGCAGAGAGAGAGGCGAAGCAGCAACTACTTCGTCTATATCCGAGGTTATACTCGAGACGTGCTCGACCTTGTCGGATACACCGCCGGGTCAAGGTGTCCAGTTTTCCAAGCTGTCGAAACACCATAACCGAGCACTGCCGTGGGAATTTCACTCAATGTCGACAACTCGAATGACGTACTAGAAACTCGAACAGGTGGCAATCTGACGCAGCGAATCCTTCTGCATCATCTCTTGTCTCCCTCGAGAATAGCTGGGCGGCCTACGAGGCCTCCGGGTATGTTCCGCCTTGACAAGGGAGGAGGGGCATTGAAACACGGCTTCATGGACGACCATCGCAGCTGACGGCCAGTAACCGGCGGATGCGTTGCCGGTCTTGATCTCGGTTGATGCCCGAGGGCTTGATGCAGAATAATCCCAGGAAGCATGTTCCGGTTGATCAGCTTTGAGGGCGTCTCAATTGGAcccgaggaggatgaagcctGTGATCTCACATGTCGAAGCAGCAGCACGTTCAGCCATCCCAGGAGGGACCAGCAAGCACATTTGTAGCAATGTCGTTTTGTTGAGGACATGTCTGTAAAACTGTGTTTGTGTGAGTACTAACTACCGGCTTGCAACGGACATGAGCTCAGCATTAGCTTCTAATGGTAGGTTCAATAATTTCTATATAAAAGTGATGCCAAGGATCTTAAACTAGTTCAATTGACCAAATTTGACAGACAGCCACGGGATCTTGCAGCTGTAAAAAGTCACGATACCTCCAGTTCACGATCCTTCAGCCAGTAGAACTCGTTTGAAACTGACCACTGCCCGCCACACACCCCAATTCACACCGTAGAGGTCTCTACAGATAAGACAAGAGCCAATCATTATACACAAAACATCAAATACACAGAAAACAACTATTAAACCATGTGATGAAGTCGTTCGGGACGATGCGGTGCCGCATCTGCCCCCGCATCGCCGAATCCCCCACCATCTCCATGTGGGTTGAGGCAAGGATGAGGCCGCTCCCTGGCCCGCATGATTAGCTTCGCACTGTGCTTGCACCCAGATACTGCAGGGTCAGCACAGTAATCGGCTGTTTCTCGCACCACCAGACGTTTCTTTGCGGCTCCGATATCTCAACTTTTTGCGACAGCTGCGGAAGCCAGTCAAACATAAAAAGCCCAATCGCACAACACACAACATGCCCAAGCGAAAGCGCGGCGAGCCCAGCTTGAacgacaagctcgagaagcacTGCAATGAGGTCTTTCGGGCTCTCAAGTCTGCCAAGGGCTTTGAGCGTCAGAGGCTCAGCAAGAGGCTTCGAGAGGATGGCATCGGGcctgacaagaaggagagatTGGAACGGGAGGTGACTGTGCTAAAGGTGATTTGACTTTTGGGTATGCTTTTTTGCTGCTGGCTGACCTCTTGATAGTCGCTCGACCTTCACCAAACCGCTCGTGCACACATGTACTCGTccctcctcaaggtcaagaccCTCGCCGCGTCCCCCGACCTGCCCGAAGAGATCCGCGCCGGTGTCCCAAAGCCCGAGCTGTCCCCCGACGAACAGGCCGCCCTGCACAATGTTACCAGCGGACTGTACAACCGAGAACCCGTGAAGCAAGCCGTCGACCGCGCCGTCACCGCCGTGTGCCAAGCACTCAACGTCCCCCTCCCCGAGAAAGCGAAGCGATCACGCAAGTCcaagagagaggagaaggaggagcagccATCCGACCGGATAgagaaggccaccaagacggaAAAGGAAGTTCCTGAGGACGATGTTCTGGCATcagtagaggaagaggaggatggctATGACGACGAGTCAGAGTTTGAGGGCTTCTCGGATGTCGACACAGCCGCTCAGGATGCTGAAGATATGGACAGCGAagacgaggctgaagaggagaaagagtTATCCAAGTACGAAAACCTGCTAGGCGGTTCTTcggacgaagacgaagactTTGACGACGAGCGATTCGCACAGTTCAggggcaaggagaaggtgaacctcgacgacatctcCGTCTCCGGCTCAGACGCCGAGCCAGAGCTCGATTCAGATTCGGATTCCGAACCAGAGGCTCGTCAACAAGCCTCAGTCTCTCTCTCGCCCTCACCACCTccggcaaagaagaagaagaaggacaagacggTCCCCGCCCGCCCTCGCGATTCCACCTTTCTCCCCTCCCTCATGGGCGGCTACATCTCGGGCTCCGAATCCGCCTCGGACGTGGACGTCGCGCCATCCAAGAAGCGCCTCGGCCAGCGCCAACGCCAGGCCATctgggagaagaagtttgGCACCAGGGCGAAGCACCTCCAACGACCGGCCAAACAACGCGGAGGGCGCGACTCGGGCTGGGACATGAAGCGTGGCGCCGTGGACGGAGGAGACGACCAGCAGCGCACACCCTGGAAGAAGGGCATCCGCAACCCGCTCACCAGACAGGTCGCCGATTCCAAGCCTGAGGTCCAGAGGCCGCCGACCAAGAAGGATGACGAGGGTCCACTGCATCCCAGCTGGGCCGCGAGGAAGCAGGCAAAGGCGTCTGAGAAGACGGCGGCGTTTGCGGGATCAAAGATTACGTTTGACTGAGCGTACTGTTTACATAGAGATACCAAGGGTAGATAAAAGTATGCTTGTTTTGCACTTCCTACGACAATCTTTCAACAGTTGATATCGACTTACACCGCACATGTACTGGCAAACCCCCTTCCATCGGTAGTGTCAAGCTGCTCTTGCTCACCCTCTCCCCTTCAAACGCAGGCACAAAGTCAAACATGGGCACCAATCTCGCCAGCGTCTGCACCGCGACGAGCtccgccatcttcttccccagacaCACCCGCGGTCCGCCGTTAAAAACGGGAAACTCGGCCGCTGGGCGTTGTGTGACGGTCATGTCCCCAGACGGCGAGGTCGTGAGCCATCGCTCTGGACGGAAGTCATCTGCGTCTGGGCCCCATGTTGTCTGTGAGCGGCCCATGGCCCACGAGCACCAGACGACGATGGCACCGGCGGGGAGGGAGGTGCCGTCTGGAAGGGTTGTGGCTTGTTGGGCTTGCTTGATCTCGAAGGGGATGGGAGGACGGAGGCGGAGGGTTTCGTAGAAGACGGCGAGGACGTAGGGCAGGCGTGTAGGCGTGAAGAGCTCAGGGTCAAGAGGATTGTAGGATGCAACCCCAGCCTCATCACGTAGACTCTGGACTGATTGTCGAAGCGTAGCTGTTACACGCGGGTGTCTCATGAGGAGATAGAGCGTCCACGTCAAGGCTTGGGCAACCGTATCTCGACCAGCTGAGAGATAGTTCAATGCCGCATCAGCAACAAGGCCTTCGTCGCCAATTGAGTCAAGAAGCGACTGTATCAAGCTGCCCGGTGAATCAGACTGGGCCTTTTCATCACCAGCTCTCGCACGGTCAGCTACCGCGCTCGTCACGATGCGTCGTCCATAAGCCTTGACAGTTGCGATAGCCTGACGCATCCGACCCCCTGTAACGAGTTCCGTGGGGAACCACAGCGGGTTCTGGAAGCGCTCTGCAGTAGCCCCAGAGGCGTCTTCGAAGGCGACGGTAAAGTCATCGTCGGCGTGCATCTCCATGTTGTAGGCCATCCGTCCCATGAGTTGCGTCGTAACCTCGTGCACCACAGCCTGCAAATCCACAGCCTCATTCGCCTCAGCTTTCTCTTTCAAGACCTTTACAGCTTGGTCCAGATATTCGGGTAAGCGCACACTCGTGAGAGCGCGCAGTGCTGGGGCGGCGAGGAATCGCAAGCCAGCCTTTCGCTGAAGCCGCCACAACTCCCCGTCAACATTGATAATGCCATGGCCAAAGAGGTCCCAGGAGCGCTGCTTGAAAAAGTCTCCCTTCTCAAAGACGCCCTCATTCTTGAATATGAAGTCCAGATTGCGCGGATCATTGACGATGACGCCCGGCGGGAGGGACGGGACCGAGATATGGAGGGTTTCATAGCCAAAGAGCCGCTCGCAGCGGGCAAACCATGCAAAGAGGCGCTGACGAGGTTGCAAAAAGAGAATTCCATTCCCTACAATGGGGAGTGTGTTGGGGGGTTTCCTATCAAGATGGTGAGTGTCACGCTCATTAAAACGAGGGGAAATAGTGAGTGGAGGGGATGAAACATGGAGTGTTGACGTAGGTCATGTTACGAACCTGAGAGACTCCC
This window of the Fusarium keratoplasticum isolate Fu6.1 chromosome 3, whole genome shotgun sequence genome carries:
- a CDS encoding BUD22 domain-containing protein, which produces MPKRKRGEPSLNDKLEKHCNEVFRALKSAKGFERQRLSKRLREDGIGPDKKERLEREVTVLKSLDLHQTARAHMYSSLLKVKTLAASPDLPEEIRAGVPKPELSPDEQAALHNVTSGLYNREPVKQAVDRAVTAVCQALNVPLPEKAKRSRKSKREEKEEQPSDRIEKATKTEKEVPEDDVLASVEEEEDGYDDESEFEGFSDVDTAAQDAEDMDSEDEAEEEKELSKYENLLGGSSDEDEDFDDERFAQFRGKEKVNLDDISVSGSDAEPELDSDSDSEPEARQQASVSLSPSPPPAKKKKKDKTVPARPRDSTFLPSLMGGYISGSESASDVDVAPSKKRLGQRQRQAIWEKKFGTRAKHLQRPAKQRGGRDSGWDMKRGAVDGGDDQQRTPWKKGIRNPLTRQVADSKPEVQRPPTKKDDEGPLHPSWAARKQAKASEKTAAFAGSKITFD